One window from the genome of Salvia miltiorrhiza cultivar Shanhuang (shh) chromosome 7, IMPLAD_Smil_shh, whole genome shotgun sequence encodes:
- the LOC130992468 gene encoding probable CoA ligase CCL8 isoform X2, with translation MELVKKVAHRGSTAPDSIAIRSDQKSHTYHQLVESAKNISNLLSSADLKTVNSPGKNNHFAGARVGIVAKPSPEFVAGVLGTWFSGGVAVPLALSYPEAELLHVMNDADITMILSTEDHHELMKAVAAKTSSQLSLLPPVSSTGVDRTNSQETEVSQAISGDDPALIIYTSGTTGKPKGVVHTHEGILAQVQMLSDAWGYTSDDQFLHCLPLHHVHGLFNALLAPLYAGSLVEFMPKFSVRGIWQRWRESHLDDQTKAEGAITVFTGVPTMYTRLIQGYESMDPELQTASATAARKLRLMMCGSSALPLPVMQQWESITGHRLLERYGMTEFVMALSNPLHGKRKGATVGKPLPGVQAKILAEDGSTDAEVGELYIKSPSLFKEYWKLPEVTKESFIDGGFFKTGDAARIDEDGYYVILGRTNADIMKVGGYKLSALEIEAVLLEHPTISECCVLGLPDKAYGEAVTAIVIPDSEIKRKRDEELKPALSLEELSTWAKEKLAPYKIPTRLLLWESLPRNAMGKVNKKELKKKLADQC, from the exons ATGGAGCTGGTCAAGAAAGTTGCCCATAGAGGATCTACAGCTCCAGATAGTATTGCAATAAGATCTGATCAAAAAAGCCATACTTATCATCAGCTGGTTGAATCTGCTAAGAACATATCTAACTTGTTATCCAGTGCTGATTTAAAAACT GTCAATAGCCCTGGGAAAAACAACCATTTTGCTGGAGCTAGGGTTGGAATTGTTGCTAAACCTTCTCCCGAGTTTGTTGCTGGAGTGCTTGGAACATGGTTCAGTGGAGGTGTTGCGGTTCCCCTTGCACTCAGCTACCCGGAAGCAGAGCTTCTGCATGTGATGAATGATGCG GATATTACCATGATTCTGAGTACTGAAGATCATCACGAACTAATGAAAGCTGTTGCAGCCAAGACGTCTTCTCAATTATCTCTCCTTCCTCCTGTTTCATCAACTGGAGTTGATCGCACAAATTCACAGGAAACTGAAGTTTCTCAGGCGATTAGTG GAGATGATCCTGCGTTGATCATTTATACAAGTGGCACGACAGGAAAGCCTAAAGGAGTTGTGCACACACACGAAGGTATATTAGCACAG GTCCAAATGCTATCAGATGCTTGGGGATACACATCCGACGATCAATTCTTGCACTGCCTTCCACTACATCAT GTGCACGGACTGTTTAACGCGCTGCTTGCTCCTCTGTATGCTGGTTCATTG GTTGAATTCATGCCGAAATTCAGTGTAAGGGGAATCTGGCAGAGATGGCGAGAATCTCACCTAGATGACCAAACGAAAGCTGAAGGTGCTATAACTGTGTTCACCGGA GTTCCAACTATGTACACACGTTTAATACAAGGGTATGAATCGATGGATCCCGAACTACAAACTGCTTCTGCTACAGCTGCAAGAAAGTTGCGTCTCATG ATGTGTGGCTCGTCTGCTCTCCCTCTTCCAGTTATGCAACAGTGGGAATCTATCACCGGGCACCGCCTTCTGGAACGGTACGGCATGACAGAG TTTGTCATGGCACTATCGAATCCCCTACATGGCAAGCGGAAGGGGGCTACAGTCGGCAAGCCACTTCCCGGTGTGCAG GCCAAGATCCTTGCAGAAGATGGTAGTACAGACGCTGAGGTTGGCGAGCTTTACATTAAAAGTCCTTCATTGTTCAAGGAATATTGGAAGCTGCCCGAG GTGACTAAGGAGTCGTTTATTGATGGTGGTTTCTTCAAAACTGGAGATGCCGCCAGAATCGATGAAGATGGATACTATGTCATCTTGGGAC GTACTAATGCTGATATTATGAAGGTTGGTGGCTACAAATTATCTGCTCTAGAAATCGAGGCAGTTCTTTTAGAG CATCCAACTATTTCAGAGTGTTGTGTGTTGGGGTTGCCCGACAAAGCCTATGGGGAAGCTGTAACGGCTATCGTTATACCTGATTCAGAGATTAAAAGAAAACGAGACGAGGAGTTGAAGCCGGCTCTATCTCTTGAAGAACTGTCCACATGGGCAAAAGAGAAACTCGCACCGTATAAG ATACCGACTCGTCTGTTGCTGTGGGAATCGCTGCCTCGCAATGCTATGGGAAAGGTGAACAAGAAGGAGCTCAAGAAAAAGCTGGCTGATCAGTGCTGA
- the LOC130992468 gene encoding probable CoA ligase CCL8 isoform X1 → MGVFKTTNHMVRLSASSCPCSAYSPVRFLHSLTSFPLKVSNFSSQARLLSSDTRNSIVMELVKKVAHRGSTAPDSIAIRSDQKSHTYHQLVESAKNISNLLSSADLKTVNSPGKNNHFAGARVGIVAKPSPEFVAGVLGTWFSGGVAVPLALSYPEAELLHVMNDADITMILSTEDHHELMKAVAAKTSSQLSLLPPVSSTGVDRTNSQETEVSQAISGDDPALIIYTSGTTGKPKGVVHTHEGILAQVQMLSDAWGYTSDDQFLHCLPLHHVHGLFNALLAPLYAGSLVEFMPKFSVRGIWQRWRESHLDDQTKAEGAITVFTGVPTMYTRLIQGYESMDPELQTASATAARKLRLMMCGSSALPLPVMQQWESITGHRLLERYGMTEFVMALSNPLHGKRKGATVGKPLPGVQAKILAEDGSTDAEVGELYIKSPSLFKEYWKLPEVTKESFIDGGFFKTGDAARIDEDGYYVILGRTNADIMKVGGYKLSALEIEAVLLEHPTISECCVLGLPDKAYGEAVTAIVIPDSEIKRKRDEELKPALSLEELSTWAKEKLAPYKIPTRLLLWESLPRNAMGKVNKKELKKKLADQC, encoded by the exons ATACACGTAATAGTATAGTCATGGAGCTGGTCAAGAAAGTTGCCCATAGAGGATCTACAGCTCCAGATAGTATTGCAATAAGATCTGATCAAAAAAGCCATACTTATCATCAGCTGGTTGAATCTGCTAAGAACATATCTAACTTGTTATCCAGTGCTGATTTAAAAACT GTCAATAGCCCTGGGAAAAACAACCATTTTGCTGGAGCTAGGGTTGGAATTGTTGCTAAACCTTCTCCCGAGTTTGTTGCTGGAGTGCTTGGAACATGGTTCAGTGGAGGTGTTGCGGTTCCCCTTGCACTCAGCTACCCGGAAGCAGAGCTTCTGCATGTGATGAATGATGCG GATATTACCATGATTCTGAGTACTGAAGATCATCACGAACTAATGAAAGCTGTTGCAGCCAAGACGTCTTCTCAATTATCTCTCCTTCCTCCTGTTTCATCAACTGGAGTTGATCGCACAAATTCACAGGAAACTGAAGTTTCTCAGGCGATTAGTG GAGATGATCCTGCGTTGATCATTTATACAAGTGGCACGACAGGAAAGCCTAAAGGAGTTGTGCACACACACGAAGGTATATTAGCACAG GTCCAAATGCTATCAGATGCTTGGGGATACACATCCGACGATCAATTCTTGCACTGCCTTCCACTACATCAT GTGCACGGACTGTTTAACGCGCTGCTTGCTCCTCTGTATGCTGGTTCATTG GTTGAATTCATGCCGAAATTCAGTGTAAGGGGAATCTGGCAGAGATGGCGAGAATCTCACCTAGATGACCAAACGAAAGCTGAAGGTGCTATAACTGTGTTCACCGGA GTTCCAACTATGTACACACGTTTAATACAAGGGTATGAATCGATGGATCCCGAACTACAAACTGCTTCTGCTACAGCTGCAAGAAAGTTGCGTCTCATG ATGTGTGGCTCGTCTGCTCTCCCTCTTCCAGTTATGCAACAGTGGGAATCTATCACCGGGCACCGCCTTCTGGAACGGTACGGCATGACAGAG TTTGTCATGGCACTATCGAATCCCCTACATGGCAAGCGGAAGGGGGCTACAGTCGGCAAGCCACTTCCCGGTGTGCAG GCCAAGATCCTTGCAGAAGATGGTAGTACAGACGCTGAGGTTGGCGAGCTTTACATTAAAAGTCCTTCATTGTTCAAGGAATATTGGAAGCTGCCCGAG GTGACTAAGGAGTCGTTTATTGATGGTGGTTTCTTCAAAACTGGAGATGCCGCCAGAATCGATGAAGATGGATACTATGTCATCTTGGGAC GTACTAATGCTGATATTATGAAGGTTGGTGGCTACAAATTATCTGCTCTAGAAATCGAGGCAGTTCTTTTAGAG CATCCAACTATTTCAGAGTGTTGTGTGTTGGGGTTGCCCGACAAAGCCTATGGGGAAGCTGTAACGGCTATCGTTATACCTGATTCAGAGATTAAAAGAAAACGAGACGAGGAGTTGAAGCCGGCTCTATCTCTTGAAGAACTGTCCACATGGGCAAAAGAGAAACTCGCACCGTATAAG ATACCGACTCGTCTGTTGCTGTGGGAATCGCTGCCTCGCAATGCTATGGGAAAGGTGAACAAGAAGGAGCTCAAGAAAAAGCTGGCTGATCAGTGCTGA